A single Coraliomargarita sinensis DNA region contains:
- the rplL gene encoding 50S ribosomal protein L7/L12: MADITKDQVVEWLSAQSVLEVADLVKELEEKWGVSAAAPVAVAAGGAPAAGGGEEAAEEKDEFDVILKAAGSNKIGAIKEVRAITGLGLKEAKELVEGAPKPVKEGASKDEAEEIKKKLEAAGAEVELK, from the coding sequence ATGGCAGATATCACAAAAGACCAAGTCGTCGAGTGGCTCAGCGCACAATCCGTGCTCGAAGTCGCCGATCTCGTTAAAGAACTCGAAGAGAAGTGGGGCGTAAGCGCTGCTGCTCCTGTTGCTGTCGCTGCTGGCGGCGCACCTGCTGCTGGCGGTGGCGAAGAAGCTGCCGAGGAGAAGGACGAGTTTGACGTTATCCTCAAGGCTGCTGGCTCCAACAAGATTGGTGCCATTAAGGAAGTTCGCGCCATCACCGGCCTCGGACTCAAGGAAGCCAAGGAACTCGTCGAAGGCGCACCGAAGCCTGTTAAGGAAGGTGCCTCCAAGGACGAAGCTGAAGAGATCAAGAAGAAGCTCGAAGCTGCCGGCGCTGAAGTCGAATTGAAGTAA
- the rplJ gene encoding 50S ribosomal protein L10, translating to MRPEKKYLVDEVSTHLAKSDYVYLANYERITVDETAELRASLAEHDAEFHVVKNTIFGIAAGEKEYPDVSEHLSGPTAIIVGGNNPSGVAKVLNKFFKDKEKVDLKVGIFNDKTLDKQQIEALAKLPGLESLRAQLLGLLTQPGTGLVRVLNAVPQNVVNVLQAKVRAENGE from the coding sequence ATGAGACCAGAAAAGAAATATCTCGTTGATGAGGTCAGCACGCACCTCGCAAAATCCGATTACGTTTATCTTGCGAACTACGAACGCATCACTGTCGATGAGACAGCCGAGCTCCGTGCCTCGCTGGCCGAGCACGACGCCGAGTTCCACGTGGTGAAGAATACTATCTTCGGCATCGCTGCCGGCGAGAAGGAGTACCCAGACGTAAGCGAGCACCTGAGCGGACCGACTGCGATCATCGTGGGCGGGAACAATCCCTCCGGTGTTGCCAAGGTTCTGAACAAGTTCTTCAAGGATAAAGAAAAGGTCGATCTCAAGGTCGGCATCTTTAACGACAAGACCCTGGACAAGCAGCAAATCGAAGCGCTTGCCAAGCTTCCGGGCCTCGAGTCGCTTCGCGCGCAGCTCCTTGGCCTGCTCACTCAGCCTGGCACCGGCCTCGTTCGCGTCCTCAACGCGGTTCCGCAAAACGTCGTCAATGTTCTGCAAGCCAAAGTGCGTGCGGAAAACGGCGAGTAA
- the rplA gene encoding 50S ribosomal protein L1 — protein sequence MATQQIKGSKRYRSAVEMTDLTKTYSVEEASALLNKLPKAKFDETVEIYAHLTVDPRKSDQMVRGTLSLPNGSGKTVRVIVFTENPDEAKEAGADEAGLDDLIEKVSGGWTDFDVAIATTSAMKSVRKVARVLGPRGLMPNPKSGTVTDDIPAGIKEVKGGRVEFKMDKTANVAIVVGKRSFTPEQITENAEAAIKALTDAKPQSTTGKFLKSLTLSATMSPGISVDAAPYNKS from the coding sequence ATGGCCACCCAGCAAATCAAGGGAAGCAAACGCTACCGTTCGGCCGTCGAAATGACGGACCTGACGAAGACTTACTCGGTCGAAGAAGCGTCTGCGTTACTGAACAAACTACCGAAGGCGAAGTTCGACGAAACCGTCGAAATCTACGCCCACCTCACGGTCGATCCTCGTAAGAGCGACCAGATGGTCCGCGGGACCCTCTCGCTTCCGAATGGCAGCGGTAAGACGGTTCGCGTTATTGTCTTCACTGAAAATCCGGACGAAGCCAAAGAGGCAGGTGCCGACGAAGCCGGTCTCGACGACCTGATTGAAAAGGTCTCCGGCGGATGGACTGACTTTGATGTCGCCATCGCCACCACCAGTGCGATGAAGAGCGTTCGTAAGGTCGCTCGCGTGCTTGGTCCCCGTGGTTTGATGCCGAATCCGAAGTCCGGCACCGTCACCGATGACATCCCGGCAGGGATCAAGGAAGTCAAGGGCGGACGCGTCGAGTTCAAGATGGATAAGACGGCCAATGTCGCCATCGTTGTCGGTAAGCGCTCCTTCACTCCCGAGCAAATCACCGAAAACGCTGAAGCGGCGATCAAGGCCCTGACCGACGCCAAGCCTCAGTCCACAACCGGCAAGTTCCTCAAGAGCTTGACCCTCAGTGCCACCATGAGCCCCGGCATCTCAGTCGATGCGGCTCCGTATAACAAGAGCTAA
- the rplK gene encoding 50S ribosomal protein L11, whose product MSKKVTGEIRLQLPAGAANPAPPVGPALGAQGVNIMGFCKEFNAKTKDQAGMILPTVITVYADRSFTFILKSPPAAILLKKAAGIAKGSGVPNKEKVGTVTRKQVLEICETKKNDLNAKDEDAAFNIIAGTARSMGLEVVD is encoded by the coding sequence ATGTCTAAGAAAGTAACAGGAGAAATCCGTTTGCAACTCCCTGCAGGCGCGGCCAATCCGGCTCCCCCCGTGGGTCCGGCACTGGGTGCGCAAGGTGTTAACATCATGGGCTTCTGTAAGGAGTTCAATGCCAAGACCAAGGACCAGGCCGGTATGATTCTGCCGACTGTCATCACAGTCTATGCAGACCGTTCCTTCACCTTTATCCTGAAGTCGCCGCCCGCCGCCATTCTTTTGAAGAAGGCTGCCGGTATCGCCAAGGGATCCGGCGTGCCGAACAAGGAAAAAGTCGGCACTGTCACTCGCAAGCAGGTACTCGAAATCTGCGAAACCAAGAAAAACGACCTCAATGCCAAGGACGAGGATGCCGCGTTCAACATAATCGCCGGCACCGCACGCTCCATGGGCCTCGAAGTCGTCGACTAA
- the nusG gene encoding transcription termination/antitermination protein NusG produces the protein MSETSTITGPRWYAVQTLSNQEQKAKKYLDKFIAIEEMEDFVFDVLMPTETVTEVKNGKKTTKTRKFYPGYVFVNMRLYDDDGKLLQKPWYFVREAQGVINFVGGDRPTPLKKSEIDRIINQVEEAEGKEKPKIEYEVGEMVKVNDGPFANLVGKIEEIDPDRGKLKVSVSIFGRYTPVELEYWQVQRTEES, from the coding sequence ATGTCGGAAACTTCCACCATCACCGGTCCGCGCTGGTATGCTGTTCAAACGCTCTCCAACCAAGAGCAAAAGGCTAAGAAATACCTCGATAAATTCATCGCCATCGAGGAGATGGAAGATTTTGTTTTCGACGTTCTCATGCCCACCGAGACCGTGACCGAGGTCAAGAACGGCAAGAAAACGACCAAAACCCGCAAATTTTATCCCGGCTACGTTTTCGTCAACATGCGTCTTTATGATGATGACGGCAAGCTGCTGCAGAAGCCCTGGTATTTTGTGCGTGAAGCACAGGGCGTGATTAACTTTGTTGGCGGTGACCGGCCGACACCCCTCAAAAAGAGCGAAATCGACCGCATTATCAACCAGGTCGAGGAAGCTGAGGGTAAAGAAAAGCCGAAAATCGAATACGAGGTCGGCGAAATGGTCAAAGTCAACGACGGGCCTTTTGCCAATCTTGTGGGCAAGATCGAGGAGATCGACCCCGATCGCGGCAAGCTCAAGGTTTCCGTCTCTATTTTCGGGCGTTACACGCCTGTTGAACTTGAATACTGGCAAGTCCAGAGAACTGAAGAAAGCTAA
- the secE gene encoding preprotein translocase subunit SecE: MKNPFTSIRLFYKEMMAELKKASWPSKTELRDSTFVVLIATAILGSFIALTDFSLMNGVELLTSWVR; encoded by the coding sequence ATGAAAAACCCGTTCACCAGCATTCGTCTCTTCTACAAGGAGATGATGGCCGAGCTCAAAAAGGCGTCCTGGCCTTCCAAGACCGAATTACGCGATTCCACGTTCGTAGTGTTGATCGCGACTGCGATTCTCGGCTCTTTTATCGCGCTCACTGACTTTTCGCTGATGAACGGCGTCGAACTATTGACTTCCTGGGTCCGATAG